CCAGGAGGATGGCAATTGCTGGGAAAAACGCCAGTAAAATCGTATGATTCTGACAGAAAAGATCCAATTTTGTTTGAAGCAGGAGATTATATACGTTTTGTGCCAATTTCAGAAGAAGAATTTGAAAAAATTGAAAAAGAAGTGAATGAGGGTAAATATGAGTGTGTTGTACATACAGAGGAGGTGAAATAATGGGATTTCGTGTATTAAAAGGCGGACTTTTGACAACTGTTCAGGATATTGGGAGAACAGGGTATCAAAGTCAAGGTTTCGGAACATCTGGAGTTATGGATGTACGTTCCTTTAAAATTGCAAATATGCTTATTGACAATCCTGAAAACGAGGCTGTACTTGAATTTACAATGATTGGGCCGACACTTGAATTTACGAGTGAAACAATAATTGCAATAACAGGTGGTGATTTTCAGCCATTAATTAATAAAAAGCCTGCTCCAATGTATACAGCGATTTATATTAATAAAGGGGATGTGCTGGAATTTCAAGGGGCTAGAACAGGAGTACGAGGCTACATAGCTTTTTCATGCTACTTAAATATTGCTGTAATAATGGGAAGCCGTTCTACAAATATGAAATGTGGAATTGGCGGTTTTAAAGGACGTAATTTGAAAGAGGGAGATTATATTTCCTTTAGGATAAGACGCCGATACCTGCCATATTTTTTATCAAGAACACTTAACTTGGACGAATTTAATCAGGAAGATGAAGTAATCCGTGTGATAATGGGGCCGCAAGATAATCTATTCACAAAAGAAGGGAAGGAAACATTTTTAAACAGCGAATTTACAATCACAAATGACTTTGACAGAATGGGATGTCGGATAGAAGGGCCGTATATTGCTCATAAGGAGTCAGCTGATATAATATCAGATGGAATAGCATTGGGAGCGATACAGGTTCCTGCACACGGAAAGCCGATTATTTTACTGGCAGATAGGCAGACAACAGGCGGGTATCCAAAAATAGCGACAGTCGCAACGGTGGATTTGCCAAAGTTAGTACAAAGAAAGGCGGATCACAAAATCCGTTTCAGGGCAATCAGTGTTAAAGAAGCACAAAATCTTCTAATCGAAGAAATGAATGAATTTACTCAGTTTAGAAAAAAAATTCATGCACCTTGCAAGGAAGTGCTGGATGTAAGAGCTGTGTCCAAAAGGCTTGAGACGTTATTTGAGTAATTATTGCAAAGGTTAAGACTATTTAAGCTCAATCTCTTGAATTATCATTTTACAGTTTAATTTTTAAGAAAATTTGAGCATATTTTTCAGAAAGGAAAATTAAAATGGATTTAGAACAAATTGAAAAATTAGTAGAAATTATAGAAAAATCAACGCTTAAAGAAATTACAGTAGAAGAAGGTAATTTAAAAATCAATTTAAAGCGTGAAAATAATGCAGAAATTCAGAATGTTCCCAAAAATATAGAAAGAAAGACAGAAATTGTGGAAGAATCAGATGAAGAAAGTTTTATCACTTCACCAATTGTAGGAACTTTCTATTCAGCAGCTTCTCCAGAAACTCCTGCATTCGTGCGTGTAGGCGACACGGTGAAAAAAGGGCAGCCAGTCTGTATCGTAGAAGCAATGAAACTGATGAACGAAATAAACTGCGACTTTGACTGTGAAATAGAGGCTGTATTAGTAAGTAATGAGCAAAAAGTGGAATACGGGCAGCCACTGTTCAGAGTGAAAAAAATATAAAAATATTGCAACAAATTAAGAATTTTAGAGTTATCTTGAAGTTTGAGATAGCTCTTTTATTTTTAAATAAAATTAAAAAAATAATTCTAAGTCAAAAAAACATATATAATAATAGATTTTTATGTAAAATTATGATAAAATAAAAAGGATAATTTCTTTTGAGTGTAAAAATTTAAAGGAAACATAAAAAAAATGGAAAATTAGGACAATGAAAATAATTATCCTTTTCAAAATAAGAGAAGAGGAGGTAAAAAGCGTGAGATGAAATACATAAAGAAATCTTTAATTGTATTTATTTTTCTTCTAATGTCTTTATTTGCGTTAAAGTTTTATATTTCTACAAAGAACTTTAAGGGTATGCTGACTTCGATTTTGAAAAGTAGTGGACTGAATGTTGAATTTAAGACAGTTAAATTGATAGGATTCAATAAACTTCAAATTGATAATCTGAAAGTCAAGGATATGGCTGGAAATGTAGTTATTGACGGAAAAAGGACTACGGCTGGATTAAGTCTGCTTATGCCGACACGGCTTAACAGGATTGATATTTACAATGGGACTGTAAATTTGGAGCGTAGAAAAAATAATGATTTTAATATTTTTCACGTAATAAAGCCACAGCCCCAAAAACCAAAGATGTATGATCCAACGAGCAGGATTGGTAAACTTCATATTCATAATGCGACTTTGAATTATACAGACATAAGTTTTGCTAAGAAAATATCGAAAAAATTGATAAAAGTGAATGGACGGCTGGAAACTGCAAAATCTCGTGGATTTTCACTTTTTGCTAAAGGTGTGGGAAATAAAAATCAAGACGGGACAGTGGAAACGTTAAAAATTGAATTGAAACAGCTTGTAAAGTCGAAGCAGTCTATTTATTCGATGTTTGATAAAATGAAGAACAGTGATGACAGGAGAAAGGAATTTCGTCTGAATTTCAGTTTTGAAAATGTCGGGATAACAGAGGAACTGGGACAGTATGTGCCGCTTGAAATGATTACTGCAAAAGGTGGCGTATTAAACGGTGTGCTTAAATTGGAAAATGACAAAGTCAAAAAGGCAACGTATGCTCTTGGAAATCTGAAAATCCGAAATGGAAAACTTAAATACGTTGATTTGGATGGCGATATTGAAGGGGCAAATGCTTTAATTGACTTGAAAAAGGACAAAATCACAGTAAATGCCAATACAAAGCTGAGTGGAAGTCCAGTATCCCTGGTATTGAATTATCTTGTCAAAAATCAGAAACTGAATTTAAAACTTGTTACGGATAAATTGCCTTTTGAAGAAGTTGCAAGATATAAAATAATTAAAGATAGTAAATTTATGGCACAAGGTAACGTTACTGGAAATCTTGAAGTAAATGTCGATACAAAAAAGAAAAAAACTGTACTTGATGGAAAATTTTCGTCGGATAATATAAAAATTTCAAACTATAATTTTCAGAATATAAAAACTTCAATGAAAATTGCAGATGAAAAACTGACTTTGACTGATACATCGT
The nucleotide sequence above comes from Leptotrichia trevisanii DSM 22070. Encoded proteins:
- the accB gene encoding acetyl-CoA carboxylase biotin carboxyl carrier protein, translating into MDLEQIEKLVEIIEKSTLKEITVEEGNLKINLKRENNAEIQNVPKNIERKTEIVEESDEESFITSPIVGTFYSAASPETPAFVRVGDTVKKGQPVCIVEAMKLMNEINCDFDCEIEAVLVSNEQKVEYGQPLFRVKKI
- a CDS encoding biotin-dependent carboxyltransferase family protein, with protein sequence MGFRVLKGGLLTTVQDIGRTGYQSQGFGTSGVMDVRSFKIANMLIDNPENEAVLEFTMIGPTLEFTSETIIAITGGDFQPLINKKPAPMYTAIYINKGDVLEFQGARTGVRGYIAFSCYLNIAVIMGSRSTNMKCGIGGFKGRNLKEGDYISFRIRRRYLPYFLSRTLNLDEFNQEDEVIRVIMGPQDNLFTKEGKETFLNSEFTITNDFDRMGCRIEGPYIAHKESADIISDGIALGAIQVPAHGKPIILLADRQTTGGYPKIATVATVDLPKLVQRKADHKIRFRAISVKEAQNLLIEEMNEFTQFRKKIHAPCKEVLDVRAVSKRLETLFE